One window of Candidatus Neomarinimicrobiota bacterium genomic DNA carries:
- a CDS encoding sodium:solute symporter family protein: protein MQTFHNIGTSTDWIVMVVYFIVIMLFGSYFGRYTKNTSDFFFGGRRFSWWLITMSIVATGVGSHSFVKYSAKGFEHGISSSMTYLNDWFFIPFFMFGWLPIIVYSKVRSIPEYFEKRFSPSARFLATILLLLYMIGYIGIGFLTLGKAVIPMLPEAFTLFGMTVPITLMGAIIVIAIITGIYITFGGQTAVIFTDLLQGFILLFAGLLLFFFGITYLGGFDIFWNLLPMEWKLPLADFNQPSNFNFVGIFWQDAIAGSIGFLFMNQGLIMRFMACKNVNEGRKAAAINILFVLPISAIVVGNAGWVGKAISVKSPHIVSPSVSPDQIFVVVANIIASPGMFGFIMAALTAALMSTVDTLINATAAIFINDVYRPVKQFLKSMAVSEIERDKKELLAARYASIGVTALGVLAVLAFKNFPTVYEAHGFFHSTLTPPLVVGIFLGVFWKRFTPSAVITTFVGGVALMILGARYPGIFIAPFDHGIEMNQAHPYSYIRALYNTFVCVGVAVIVTITTQWQVKIISIIRNGKNSKMIMNTITALAIAFFVVVLMNISDLYMQCLSATAVLIFIPLLVTYFVKYDEITNTNGLTAGSINVARKLFKGAAPNDQEGQKVLVHFKQVDGDDTVVHFSTEDMILMKANPGDLVYLSDKRKWMGGLKSIHSVFGKPHDEKGKVYITSSQIKHGLFVKEKLLTAEKEM, encoded by the coding sequence ATGCAGACATTTCATAACATAGGTACATCAACTGACTGGATTGTAATGGTGGTTTATTTTATCGTCATCATGCTTTTTGGTAGTTATTTTGGACGGTATACAAAAAACACTTCTGATTTCTTTTTTGGGGGTAGAAGATTTTCGTGGTGGCTCATCACCATGTCTATTGTAGCGACTGGTGTAGGAAGCCATAGTTTTGTAAAGTATTCGGCTAAAGGGTTTGAACATGGAATATCTTCTTCCATGACTTACTTGAATGACTGGTTTTTCATTCCATTTTTTATGTTCGGGTGGCTTCCGATAATTGTTTATTCAAAAGTGCGGTCAATTCCGGAATATTTCGAAAAACGATTTAGTCCATCGGCAAGATTCTTAGCCACCATCCTGCTACTTTTATACATGATTGGATATATTGGAATCGGGTTCCTTACGCTTGGAAAAGCAGTCATCCCCATGTTGCCGGAAGCATTTACCCTGTTTGGAATGACCGTGCCGATTACGCTGATGGGCGCTATAATTGTCATTGCAATAATCACGGGGATTTATATCACATTTGGTGGGCAAACCGCTGTGATTTTCACTGATCTGTTGCAGGGTTTCATCCTTTTGTTTGCAGGACTACTCTTATTCTTTTTTGGAATTACATATCTAGGTGGATTTGATATATTTTGGAACTTATTACCCATGGAATGGAAACTGCCGTTGGCAGATTTTAACCAGCCGTCAAATTTTAATTTTGTGGGAATATTTTGGCAGGATGCTATAGCCGGTTCTATCGGATTTTTATTTATGAATCAAGGGCTCATCATGCGTTTTATGGCGTGCAAAAATGTAAATGAGGGGAGAAAGGCCGCTGCAATAAATATCCTATTTGTGCTTCCCATTTCAGCGATTGTGGTTGGGAATGCGGGATGGGTCGGAAAAGCAATATCAGTCAAAAGTCCCCATATTGTGAGCCCATCGGTTTCTCCGGATCAAATTTTTGTTGTTGTAGCAAATATTATCGCCAGCCCCGGTATGTTTGGTTTTATAATGGCTGCATTAACCGCAGCGCTTATGAGTACGGTTGATACACTTATTAATGCAACGGCAGCGATCTTCATCAATGATGTATATCGCCCGGTCAAGCAGTTCCTAAAAAGCATGGCGGTTTCGGAAATTGAAAGAGATAAAAAAGAATTGCTTGCTGCTCGCTATGCGTCAATCGGTGTTACTGCGTTGGGGGTTTTAGCGGTGCTTGCTTTCAAAAATTTTCCCACAGTATATGAAGCACACGGGTTTTTTCATTCAACTTTAACGCCTCCACTTGTTGTTGGAATATTTTTGGGTGTTTTTTGGAAAAGATTTACACCTTCAGCTGTTATAACAACTTTTGTTGGAGGTGTGGCACTCATGATTCTCGGCGCAAGATACCCCGGAATTTTTATTGCACCGTTTGATCATGGTATAGAAATGAACCAGGCACATCCGTATTCTTATATTCGTGCGTTGTACAATACTTTTGTATGTGTTGGTGTGGCCGTAATTGTTACTATAACCACCCAATGGCAGGTGAAAATAATTTCAATTATCAGAAATGGTAAAAACTCGAAGATGATTATGAATACAATTACGGCACTTGCAATCGCGTTCTTTGTAGTAGTGCTAATGAACATATCAGATCTTTATATGCAGTGCCTATCTGCGACTGCCGTTCTTATTTTTATCCCGCTTTTGGTAACCTATTTTGTAAAATATGACGAGATCACAAACACAAATGGATTGACTGCAGGTTCAATCAATGTAGCACGGAAATTATTTAAAGGAGCCGCTCCTAATGATCAAGAAGGTCAGAAAGTTCTTGTCCATTTTAAACAAGTTGATGGCGATGATACGGTAGTTCATTTTTCGACCGAGGATATGATATTAATGAAGGCGAATCCCGGCGATCTTGTTTACTTATCAGATAAGAGGAAATGGATGGGTGGTTTAAAATCAATTCATTCTGTGTTTGGAAAACCCCATGACGAAAAAGGAAAAGTCTATATTACTTCAAGTCAAATCAAACATGGTTTGTTCGTAAAAGAAAAATTGTTGACAGCCGAAAAGGAGATGTAG
- a CDS encoding HIT domain-containing protein has product MKKLWAPWRIEYVSAPKEEGCIFCDKSKSEDDRNNLVLHRGQHAFVLMNLYPYNNGHLMISPYEHTSKPTEVGKLVLTEIMSMANHSMSILADTIKAEGFNFGANIGKAGGAGIEEHLHYHIVPRWNGDTNFMPVIGNSKVMVEGLLETYDKMKPMFAEI; this is encoded by the coding sequence ATGAAAAAACTTTGGGCTCCTTGGAGGATAGAATATGTTTCTGCGCCCAAAGAAGAAGGCTGCATTTTTTGCGATAAATCAAAAAGTGAAGATGACAGAAATAATCTGGTTTTACACCGGGGACAACATGCATTTGTTCTTATGAATTTGTATCCTTATAATAACGGGCATCTCATGATTTCACCTTATGAACATACATCAAAACCAACCGAAGTGGGTAAATTAGTATTAACTGAAATTATGTCAATGGCAAATCACAGCATGTCGATATTAGCAGATACCATCAAAGCAGAGGGTTTCAATTTTGGTGCGAATATTGGTAAAGCCGGAGGCGCAGGGATTGAAGAACATTTGCATTATCATATTGTGCCAAGATGGAATGGCGATACAAATTTTATGCCCGTTATTGGAAATTCTAAAGTCATGGTTGAAGGTTTGCTAGAGACTTACGATAAAATGAAACCGATGTTTGCAGAGATTTAA
- a CDS encoding elongation factor G, protein MKEYASGDIRNFALVGHGTCGKTMLAESMLVCASETNRLGSIEAGSTVSDYHPEEKERQISIHSSPLHLEWEGKKFNFIDAPGYMDFIGEAISSLAVADISVVVIHAVNGVEVGTEQVIDYCSNFGIPKILVVNGLDREHTKFEEILAQCKRRFGNKVFPMQLPVNAGPGFNQIVDVLRRELITYKTDGSGSFTEESLPEDWEAKVNQLHEELIEYVAESDDSLLEKFFEEGGLSEEEMRGGIHKAVQDQSFIPLFCTAAGSNVGVARLMDFMSKYGSSPMDREKVKAGVPNSEEEIEVRLDGADPVVFVFKTISEAHVGELSFFRVYSGTVSTGMDLYNASQGHSERFGQMFVLNGKNRTSLSTLNAGDIGAVVKLKSTHTGDTLCDSKHPVHLTGVNYPNPNIHMAIKSKSKGDEEKLAVGLATLHEEDPTFVYHVDGELKQTVISGQGELHLQVAVGSLKRNYNVDLEMMKPKIPYRETIKGNGSSKYRHKKQSGGAGQFAEVWMRVEPTGRGTGVDFNESLVGQNVDRVFVPSVEKGVIAACTEGIIAGYRVVDVKVEFYDGKQHPVDSKDIAFQIAGKGAFKEAFKGAKPCLLEPIMDVSIKVPEDFMGDVMGDLSSRRGKIQGMDSEDALQVINAQVPQGELHHYSTRLRSLTGGRGLHTEAFSHYEEMPRELESKVASAHSSSDE, encoded by the coding sequence ATGAAAGAGTATGCATCGGGAGACATTCGAAACTTTGCACTAGTTGGGCATGGGACTTGTGGAAAAACTATGCTTGCAGAATCTATGTTGGTCTGCGCCAGCGAAACAAATAGACTAGGGTCCATCGAAGCGGGTAGTACCGTTTCTGATTACCATCCTGAAGAAAAAGAAAGACAGATTTCCATCCATTCTTCTCCGCTTCATTTAGAATGGGAAGGAAAGAAATTCAATTTTATTGATGCACCAGGTTATATGGATTTTATCGGTGAAGCTATCAGTTCTTTGGCAGTTGCAGACATTTCAGTTGTTGTGATTCACGCGGTAAATGGTGTTGAAGTTGGAACCGAGCAAGTCATTGATTATTGTTCCAATTTTGGTATTCCGAAAATTTTGGTTGTAAATGGATTGGACCGTGAGCACACCAAATTTGAAGAAATTCTCGCACAATGTAAAAGACGGTTTGGCAACAAAGTTTTCCCCATGCAGTTGCCCGTGAATGCAGGACCGGGATTTAACCAAATTGTTGATGTCCTCCGGCGAGAACTCATTACTTATAAAACAGATGGAAGTGGATCTTTTACCGAAGAATCTTTGCCGGAAGATTGGGAAGCCAAGGTGAATCAACTCCATGAGGAATTAATTGAATATGTTGCTGAATCCGATGATAGTCTCTTAGAAAAATTCTTTGAAGAAGGTGGTCTTTCAGAAGAGGAAATGAGAGGTGGGATTCATAAGGCTGTTCAGGATCAGTCGTTTATCCCACTGTTTTGTACTGCAGCTGGAAGTAATGTTGGTGTTGCAAGACTCATGGACTTCATGTCAAAATATGGTTCATCTCCAATGGACAGGGAAAAAGTCAAAGCCGGAGTACCAAACTCTGAAGAAGAAATTGAGGTTCGCTTGGATGGGGCGGATCCTGTTGTTTTTGTATTTAAAACGATCAGCGAAGCGCACGTTGGTGAATTATCTTTCTTTAGAGTTTATTCAGGCACTGTCAGCACTGGCATGGATCTTTACAATGCATCTCAAGGGCATTCAGAAAGATTCGGCCAAATGTTTGTTTTAAACGGAAAAAATAGAACCAGTTTATCCACACTGAATGCAGGAGACATTGGTGCGGTAGTTAAACTTAAATCAACCCACACCGGTGATACGCTGTGCGACTCTAAACATCCAGTCCATTTAACAGGTGTAAATTATCCGAATCCTAATATTCACATGGCGATTAAATCAAAATCCAAGGGAGATGAAGAAAAACTTGCAGTCGGACTGGCAACGCTTCACGAAGAAGACCCAACTTTTGTCTATCATGTAGATGGTGAGCTGAAACAAACGGTTATATCCGGACAGGGTGAATTACATTTGCAAGTTGCAGTTGGAAGTTTAAAACGGAATTACAATGTTGACTTGGAAATGATGAAACCTAAAATTCCCTATCGGGAGACCATTAAAGGGAATGGAAGTTCAAAATACCGGCATAAAAAACAATCCGGTGGCGCCGGGCAGTTCGCAGAAGTATGGATGAGGGTTGAGCCCACAGGAAGAGGAACCGGCGTTGATTTTAATGAATCACTTGTTGGACAAAATGTTGATAGGGTTTTCGTCCCTTCGGTAGAAAAAGGCGTCATTGCAGCTTGTACTGAAGGGATTATAGCCGGCTATAGAGTTGTAGATGTTAAGGTAGAATTTTATGATGGAAAGCAGCATCCGGTTGATTCAAAAGATATTGCTTTTCAAATTGCAGGGAAGGGTGCATTCAAAGAAGCTTTTAAAGGTGCAAAACCTTGCCTGTTAGAGCCAATCATGGATGTTTCCATTAAGGTCCCTGAGGATTTTATGGGTGATGTTATGGGAGACCTTTCTAGTCGTCGCGGCAAAATTCAAGGCATGGATTCTGAAGATGCTTTACAGGTGATCAACGCACAAGTTCCTCAAGGAGAATTGCATCATTATTCAACGAGATTGCGTTCACTTACCGGCGGCCGTGGATTGCATACCGAAGCATTTAGCCATTACGAGGAAATGCCAAGAGAGCTTGAAAGCAAAGTAGCTTCTGCACACTCAAGTTCAGACGAATAA